The following coding sequences lie in one Bacteroidota bacterium genomic window:
- the lysS gene encoding lysine--tRNA ligase: protein MNRMILSEQEIVRRNALAELQQLGINPYPQEGYPVTVTTMQIHNEFDQQPDAFQNVSIAGRIMSRRIMGAASFMELQDSEGRIQLYFKRDDLCPGEDKTLYNTVVKRLLDIGDIIGVTGFVFRTQMGEITIHVTSMKVLAKSLRPLPIVKEKDGQVYDAFTDPELRYRMRYVDLIVNPQVRETFIKRTKTINAMRQFFNEQGYLEVETPILQPIPGGAAARPFITHHNALDIPLYLRIANELYLKRLIVGGFSGVYEFAKDFRNEGMDRTHNPEFTVMEIYVAYKDYKWMMDFTEEMLERVVTEVTGGTTIQVNGVDISFKRPFERVPILEAIKKHTGFDLSGMTEKELLEVCRKLEIEVDASMGKGKLIDAIFGEKCEHHYIQPTFITDYPVEMSPLCKRHRDNPELTERFELMINGKEIANAYTELNDPIDQRARFEEQLRLSERGDDEAMFIDYDFLRALEFGMPPTAGMGIGIDRLVMLLTNQASIQEVLFFPQMRPEKFRKPFSPQELIEKGVSEAWAEHLVKAGYTSADEVMNEKPQVLQQKLNGYRKKNKLDLPALQLEEIEQWQEQLRNAANNEA, encoded by the coding sequence TTGAACCGCATGATACTCAGCGAGCAGGAAATTGTACGGCGCAATGCACTGGCCGAACTCCAACAACTTGGCATCAACCCCTATCCGCAGGAAGGATACCCGGTAACCGTCACCACTATGCAGATTCATAACGAATTTGATCAGCAGCCAGATGCCTTTCAGAACGTCAGCATTGCCGGGCGAATCATGAGCCGGCGCATCATGGGTGCAGCCTCCTTCATGGAACTGCAGGACTCCGAAGGTCGCATACAGCTCTATTTCAAACGCGACGACCTTTGCCCGGGTGAGGACAAAACCCTTTACAATACCGTCGTAAAACGCCTGCTCGACATAGGCGACATCATTGGCGTGACCGGCTTTGTGTTTCGCACCCAGATGGGCGAAATCACCATTCATGTAACCAGCATGAAAGTGCTTGCCAAATCGCTCCGCCCGCTCCCCATTGTCAAGGAAAAAGACGGGCAGGTTTATGATGCATTCACCGACCCCGAGCTGCGCTACAGAATGCGTTATGTGGACCTGATTGTGAACCCGCAGGTGCGCGAAACATTCATCAAACGCACCAAAACCATCAACGCTATGCGGCAATTTTTCAACGAACAGGGCTACCTCGAAGTTGAAACCCCCATCCTGCAACCCATTCCTGGTGGCGCCGCAGCACGGCCATTCATCACCCACCACAACGCCCTCGACATTCCGTTGTACCTGCGCATAGCCAACGAGCTTTATCTCAAAAGGTTGATTGTCGGTGGTTTCAGCGGGGTATATGAATTTGCCAAAGACTTCCGTAACGAAGGCATGGACCGCACCCACAACCCGGAGTTCACGGTCATGGAAATCTATGTGGCCTACAAGGACTACAAATGGATGATGGACTTCACCGAAGAAATGCTCGAACGGGTAGTAACCGAAGTGACCGGAGGCACCACCATTCAGGTCAATGGCGTGGATATCAGCTTCAAACGTCCGTTTGAAAGGGTGCCCATTCTTGAAGCCATCAAAAAACACACAGGCTTCGATCTCAGCGGAATGACCGAAAAAGAGTTGCTCGAAGTGTGCCGGAAGCTCGAAATTGAAGTAGATGCCAGCATGGGCAAGGGCAAGCTGATCGATGCCATATTCGGTGAAAAATGCGAGCACCACTACATCCAGCCAACCTTCATCACCGATTATCCTGTGGAGATGTCGCCCCTGTGCAAAAGGCACCGCGACAACCCGGAGCTCACCGAACGCTTCGAACTCATGATCAACGGCAAGGAAATTGCCAATGCCTACACCGAGCTCAACGACCCCATCGACCAGCGGGCACGGTTCGAAGAACAGCTCAGGCTTTCGGAAAGAGGCGACGACGAAGCCATGTTTATCGATTACGACTTTTTGCGTGCACTCGAATTTGGCATGCCTCCCACAGCAGGCATGGGCATTGGCATCGACCGTCTAGTGATGCTGCTCACCAATCAGGCCTCCATTCAGGAAGTACTTTTCTTCCCCCAGATGCGGCCCGAAAAATTCCGCAAACCTTTTAGCCCTCAGGAACTTATCGAAAAAGGCGTGAGCGAGGCCTGGGCCGAACACCTGGTGAAAGCCGGTTACACCTCAGCCGATGAAGTGATGAACGAAAAACCTCAGGTGCTGCAACAAAAATTGAACGGATACCGCAAAAAAAATAAACTCGATCTGCCTGCGCTTCAGCTTGAGGAAATCGAACAATGGCAGGAACAATTGCGAAATGCGGCTAACAACGAAGCTTAG
- a CDS encoding agmatine deiminase family protein has translation MISRVLLFIVFFIPFFSAAQVPYATERDFRALHYLSAEEMELPVTTNVNFVETPPPVGPVRMAAEFEPAQGVLIRYPFGIPYSLIREMAAYTNVITLVSSQSQANTVLNLYQQNNVNTLNCSFLIAPTDSYWTRDYGPWFVFDGNNQPGIVDFPYNRPRPNDNNIPPVVANHMGINLFGMNVKHTGGNMMADGLGIGASTDLVWEENTNLTQAQIRQKFLDYLGISRYDVLPDPLGDYIKHIDCWGKYLAPDKVLIGRVAPTDPRYNAYEAVANYFATTPSSWGYPYKVYRVFTPGGNPATPYTNSLILNNKVFVPTTGSPHDAQAIQVYQQAMPGYQIIPIQYNSWQNTDALHCRTHEIADKGMLFVDHRPKYGTLAWQDSVAIGARIIPYSGQELYADSLLIHYTVNNSGPYTAKLLPGIGDLYTGFIKNYSSFDTIRYYLSAADASGRRIKHPYMGALDPHQFVMSEQLFANLLIEPDTLVWDVYEPFKTVKITNRTGGNVSITSVENNFAYTYLEGSVAPVSLSHLDSLLVEVHLQVPVATQHPGGYATGTLDIVSSAGTYQVTIMVNEDLVSGLVAEQQGRVVVYPNPFEGELSFTLYGMKGVMQLQLFDLRGTLMLEDRFLVVDNGNRFTIQTSTLPAGIYFYRMLGASGVLTGRIIRK, from the coding sequence ATGATTTCCAGGGTTTTACTGTTCATCGTTTTTTTCATTCCGTTTTTCTCGGCAGCTCAGGTGCCCTATGCCACTGAACGCGATTTCAGGGCTTTGCATTACCTCTCGGCCGAGGAAATGGAACTGCCTGTCACAACAAACGTCAATTTTGTCGAGACTCCGCCGCCGGTGGGTCCTGTACGCATGGCGGCCGAATTCGAACCTGCGCAGGGGGTGCTCATCCGCTATCCTTTCGGCATCCCCTACAGCCTGATACGCGAAATGGCAGCCTACACAAATGTCATCACCCTTGTTTCCAGCCAGAGCCAGGCCAACACCGTGCTCAACCTGTATCAGCAAAACAATGTGAACACCCTCAATTGCAGCTTCTTAATCGCTCCGACCGACAGTTACTGGACGCGCGACTATGGCCCCTGGTTTGTGTTCGACGGCAACAACCAGCCCGGTATTGTTGACTTTCCTTACAACCGGCCCCGCCCTAACGATAACAATATACCTCCGGTGGTGGCCAATCATATGGGGATCAATTTGTTTGGGATGAATGTGAAGCATACCGGAGGCAATATGATGGCCGACGGGCTGGGCATAGGCGCCAGTACCGATCTGGTGTGGGAGGAGAATACCAACCTGACACAGGCGCAAATCCGGCAGAAGTTTCTCGATTATCTTGGCATTTCACGCTACGACGTGCTTCCTGACCCCCTGGGCGACTACATCAAGCACATTGATTGCTGGGGGAAGTACCTGGCTCCCGACAAAGTTCTCATCGGTAGGGTAGCGCCCACCGATCCGCGTTACAATGCCTACGAAGCTGTTGCAAACTACTTTGCCACCACGCCCAGCTCGTGGGGCTATCCTTACAAGGTTTACAGGGTTTTTACCCCTGGAGGTAATCCTGCCACACCTTATACCAACTCACTCATTTTAAATAACAAGGTGTTTGTGCCCACCACTGGCAGCCCACACGATGCCCAGGCCATTCAGGTATATCAGCAGGCCATGCCGGGCTACCAGATCATACCTATCCAGTACAACAGCTGGCAGAATACGGATGCCCTGCATTGCCGCACCCACGAGATTGCCGACAAAGGCATGCTGTTCGTTGATCACCGTCCAAAATACGGCACCCTGGCCTGGCAAGATTCGGTAGCCATTGGTGCTCGCATTATTCCTTATTCCGGCCAGGAACTGTACGCCGACTCCCTGCTGATCCATTACACCGTCAACAATTCCGGGCCTTACACTGCTAAACTGCTGCCCGGCATTGGCGATTTGTACACCGGATTCATTAAAAATTACAGCAGTTTCGATACCATTCGCTACTACCTTTCGGCAGCTGATGCATCTGGCAGGCGCATAAAACATCCTTACATGGGCGCCCTCGATCCGCATCAGTTTGTGATGTCGGAGCAGCTGTTTGCCAACCTGCTCATCGAACCCGATACCTTGGTGTGGGACGTTTATGAACCATTTAAAACCGTAAAAATTACCAACCGCACCGGCGGAAATGTCAGCATCACTTCGGTTGAAAACAACTTTGCCTACACCTACCTCGAGGGGAGCGTGGCTCCGGTTTCACTTTCTCATCTGGATTCCCTGCTTGTTGAGGTGCATTTGCAAGTGCCGGTAGCAACACAGCATCCCGGGGGCTATGCCACAGGCACGCTGGATATTGTTTCCTCCGCAGGAACTTACCAGGTGACCATCATGGTCAACGAGGACCTGGTTTCCGGACTGGTTGCAGAACAGCAAGGCAGGGTTGTGGTGTATCCCAATCCATTTGAAGGCGAGCTCAGTTTTACCTTATATGGCATGAAGGGCGTAATGCAGCTGCAGTTGTTCGACCTTCGCGGTACGCTTATGCTGGAGGATCGCTTTTTGGTGGTTGACAACGGAAACAGATTTACCATACAGACTTCCACCTTGCCTGCCGGGATTTACTTTTACAGAATGCTCGGAGCGAGCGGGGTGTTAACAGGCAGGATTATCCGGAAATAA
- the tatA gene encoding twin-arginine translocase TatA/TatE family subunit, which yields MSLAILLGMLGPTEIILIVLVVLLLFGGRKIPELMRGLGRGIKEFKDGMNSDSPGKGDNTKTEK from the coding sequence ATGAGTTTAGCTATTCTTCTTGGAATGCTTGGGCCTACCGAGATTATTCTGATTGTGCTTGTGGTACTGCTTCTTTTTGGTGGCCGCAAAATTCCGGAGCTGATGCGTGGCCTGGGCCGTGGAATTAAAGAATTCAAGGATGGCATGAACAGCGACAGCCCAGGTAAGGGAGACAACACCAAAACGGAAAAATGA
- a CDS encoding LysM peptidoglycan-binding domain-containing protein: MIKKLLFAFYLAICLMVAAIAQSEFEEIEPDTSNFIVGDTTINIEENFLDEQAKVIFLDESPIVRMLDSLYRIRYFNDSLYWVDPSTLNRYGYAPDEVPTFSDSVYRARIEALDRQTPIPLTYNQHVRSFIDLYAVRKRGLTSRMLGLSYVYFPMFEEMLDRYNIPLEMKYLAMVESALNPTAGSPMGAKGLWQFMYGTGKVYGLKVSSLVDDRFDPLKSTEAACQHMVDLYNIYEDWLLVMAAYNAGAGNVNRAIRRAGGVKNYWAIWPYLPRETRGYVPAFIAVTYVINYASEHNIYPAHPGMMMYGTDTVTVRDLISFEQLNELLGIPMADLRFFNPQFKAGIIPATPDQPYVLRIPSQYVGAFLDNEQQLYAYVTRKGVQQQTLIEEVKKVSEQRVHTVKSGENLGLIAKRYGVTVKQLQTWNNLKSTNLRVGQRLTIYTSGGTAPNPGQAPVARSTRTTTHIVQKGENLSSIANKYKCSVTDLREWNNLKSNNLQVGQKLRVYPPEPSQSASAATAKSNGKFVYYTVKPGDTLWDIARRFDGVTVEQIKKLNNLRGNARIVPGQRLKISSVT; the protein is encoded by the coding sequence ATGATCAAAAAGTTACTCTTTGCTTTTTATCTGGCCATCTGCCTGATGGTGGCGGCCATTGCACAATCGGAATTTGAAGAAATAGAGCCTGATACCTCCAATTTCATCGTAGGCGATACCACAATCAATATTGAAGAAAACTTCCTTGATGAGCAGGCTAAGGTGATTTTTCTCGACGAATCGCCCATTGTGCGCATGCTTGATAGTCTTTACAGAATAAGATATTTCAACGACAGCCTGTATTGGGTTGATCCTTCGACACTTAACCGTTACGGCTATGCTCCGGACGAAGTTCCTACCTTCTCCGACAGTGTCTATCGCGCACGCATCGAGGCGCTCGACCGTCAGACGCCTATCCCGCTCACCTATAACCAGCATGTGCGCAGCTTCATCGACTTGTATGCCGTGCGAAAGCGCGGCCTGACCAGCAGAATGCTCGGTTTGTCGTACGTGTATTTTCCAATGTTTGAGGAGATGCTCGACAGGTACAACATTCCACTGGAAATGAAATACCTGGCCATGGTGGAGTCGGCACTCAATCCCACGGCAGGTTCCCCCATGGGTGCAAAAGGCCTGTGGCAGTTCATGTATGGCACCGGCAAGGTATATGGGCTGAAAGTGAGTTCTTTGGTGGACGATCGCTTCGATCCGCTCAAATCCACTGAGGCCGCCTGCCAGCACATGGTCGATCTATACAACATTTACGAAGACTGGCTGCTGGTTATGGCAGCATACAATGCCGGCGCGGGTAATGTAAACCGGGCCATCCGCAGGGCCGGCGGAGTTAAGAATTACTGGGCCATCTGGCCTTATCTCCCGCGCGAAACCAGGGGCTATGTGCCTGCATTCATCGCAGTTACCTACGTGATCAACTATGCCTCGGAACACAACATTTACCCCGCGCATCCGGGCATGATGATGTATGGCACCGACACGGTGACGGTGCGCGACCTTATTTCGTTCGAGCAGCTCAACGAATTGCTTGGCATACCCATGGCCGACCTCAGGTTTTTTAACCCCCAGTTCAAAGCAGGCATCATCCCTGCCACGCCTGATCAGCCTTATGTGCTGCGTATCCCCTCGCAATATGTGGGCGCATTTTTGGACAACGAACAGCAGCTTTATGCCTATGTAACCCGTAAAGGCGTTCAGCAACAGACACTTATCGAAGAAGTTAAAAAAGTCAGCGAGCAAAGGGTACATACCGTCAAAAGTGGAGAAAACCTGGGTTTGATTGCCAAAAGGTACGGGGTAACCGTGAAACAACTCCAGACATGGAATAACCTGAAATCCACCAACCTGAGGGTCGGACAACGCCTGACAATCTATACCAGCGGAGGTACGGCGCCGAATCCCGGACAAGCACCTGTGGCACGTTCCACACGCACCACCACACACATTGTCCAGAAAGGCGAAAACCTGAGCAGCATTGCCAACAAATACAAATGCAGCGTAACTGACCTCAGGGAATGGAACAACCTGAAATCCAATAACCTTCAAGTCGGTCAGAAGCTTCGTGTCTATCCGCCGGAGCCCTCGCAATCAGCCTCCGCTGCTACAGCCAAAAGCAACGGAAAATTCGTTTACTACACTGTAAAACCGGGCGATACCCTTTGGGACATTGCCCGCCGCTTCGACGGAGTAACCGTAGAACAAATAAAAAAGCTCAACAACCTGAGAGGAAACGCACGCATCGTGCCCGGACAACGCCTGAAAATAAGCTCCGTAACCTGA
- a CDS encoding DUF4837 family protein — MNIDSMHRNSIATLLTVVVFAMLTAACSRNENRERLSRSVGAGSEILVVTQNSAQWEGNIGETLRAFFGQPQYGLPQEEPIYRLSNINLDKLSDMFKKHRNILAVEINPSLKEAEVETRSDLWAKPQRVVKIIAPDADAWVEAFQKNQDGIKLLYDKTERERLLNIIRPTANAKIVEQIARTFAIKLIVPDGFFIAKQEPNFMWIRRETSEMSYGLVIYSLPYRDTLDLDPRFLIGRRDSIMQRHIPGPVQGSFMSTEKEFFPPRVVNTTNYVTPFAAEMRGMWNVVGDFMAGPFLSYTFPDDRIGRLITVEGFVYLPNKPKRDHLRQLEAILYTMSFVDPESAVN, encoded by the coding sequence ATGAACATCGACAGCATGCACCGCAATTCGATTGCTACGCTACTTACCGTTGTAGTGTTTGCAATGCTCACGGCCGCCTGCAGCCGTAATGAAAACCGCGAACGCTTGTCCAGATCGGTAGGTGCCGGCAGCGAGATTCTGGTTGTCACGCAAAACTCAGCACAGTGGGAAGGAAACATTGGTGAGACACTGAGGGCCTTTTTCGGTCAACCGCAATACGGTCTGCCTCAGGAAGAACCTATCTACCGTTTGTCGAACATCAACCTGGACAAACTTTCGGACATGTTCAAAAAGCACCGCAATATTTTAGCGGTGGAAATTAATCCTTCGCTCAAAGAAGCCGAGGTTGAAACACGGAGCGACCTTTGGGCCAAGCCACAGCGTGTTGTAAAAATCATCGCTCCGGATGCCGATGCATGGGTCGAAGCTTTTCAAAAAAACCAGGATGGCATCAAACTGCTGTACGACAAAACCGAGCGTGAACGTTTGCTCAACATCATCCGACCCACTGCCAATGCGAAAATCGTAGAGCAGATCGCGCGCACTTTTGCCATCAAACTCATTGTACCTGACGGATTCTTTATCGCCAAGCAGGAGCCTAACTTCATGTGGATCAGGCGCGAAACCTCCGAAATGAGCTATGGCCTGGTCATCTACAGCCTGCCCTACCGCGACACCCTCGATCTGGATCCCCGCTTTCTGATCGGAAGGCGCGACTCGATCATGCAACGGCATATTCCGGGGCCGGTACAAGGTTCGTTCATGTCGACCGAAAAAGAATTTTTCCCCCCACGGGTGGTCAATACCACTAATTATGTAACCCCATTTGCTGCCGAAATGCGAGGCATGTGGAATGTGGTGGGCGATTTCATGGCCGGCCCTTTTCTGTCGTACACTTTCCCGGATGACCGTATTGGCCGGCTAATTACTGTGGAAGGTTTTGTTTATTTGCCCAACAAGCCCAAACGCGACCACCTCCGCCAGCTCGAAGCCATACTTTACACCATGAGCTTTGTGGATCCGGAATCTGCAGTCAACTAA
- a CDS encoding cysteate synthase: MEKDFVPTSYRLQSQATGNIYDDTGWLLDPPGEDRPALLRAVYASKTLQLRGSDYGLYTFADWLPVKRMLAGSSAPVTWQSKEFGKHLGLNNLYITFSGWWPDRGALMRTCSFKETEAYVVGGRLTGSADEGVLVVASAGNTARSFAQVCSDNGIPLLLCVPQDNLDALWFESQLRPNVKLVATPAGSDYFDAIHLSNIIASLDGFFPEGGARNVARRDGMGTTFLSAVTSIGAIPDYYFQAVGSGTGAIAAWEANLRLIADGRYGNNKTRLMVSQNEPFLPMYQAWKAQSRQLPQADDDTLRRQTSEIMAAVLSNRKPPYGLAGGLFDALADSRGEVLKVSNDQAFAAAALFEKLEGIDIHPAAAVAAASLIQAVEQGMIEKDALIMLNITGGGEKLFRKQIHAHFLKPELILSPGLGEAEIAGQIRGLSW; encoded by the coding sequence ATGGAGAAAGATTTTGTCCCCACCTCATATCGCCTTCAGTCGCAGGCCACTGGCAATATATACGACGATACCGGCTGGTTGCTCGACCCACCGGGCGAAGACAGACCCGCATTGCTCAGGGCAGTTTATGCATCTAAAACGCTGCAACTCAGGGGTAGCGATTATGGGTTATACACCTTTGCTGACTGGCTCCCTGTAAAAAGAATGCTCGCAGGCTCATCGGCTCCGGTTACCTGGCAGAGCAAGGAGTTTGGTAAACACCTGGGATTGAACAATCTGTATATCACCTTCAGTGGATGGTGGCCCGACAGGGGCGCCTTAATGCGTACCTGTTCTTTCAAAGAAACGGAGGCTTATGTGGTTGGCGGGCGCCTCACCGGCTCGGCGGACGAAGGTGTGCTTGTGGTGGCATCGGCAGGTAACACTGCGCGTTCGTTTGCCCAGGTGTGTTCCGATAACGGAATACCTTTGCTGTTGTGTGTGCCACAAGACAACCTCGATGCACTCTGGTTCGAATCTCAACTCAGGCCCAACGTCAAACTGGTTGCCACACCAGCCGGTTCCGATTATTTCGATGCCATTCATCTGTCGAACATCATAGCTTCGCTCGACGGCTTTTTCCCCGAAGGCGGGGCACGCAATGTGGCCCGGCGCGACGGGATGGGAACAACATTCCTTTCGGCGGTCACTTCCATTGGGGCCATTCCGGATTATTACTTTCAGGCCGTTGGCAGCGGCACCGGGGCAATTGCAGCCTGGGAAGCCAACCTGCGGTTGATTGCCGATGGCAGATACGGAAACAACAAGACCCGCCTCATGGTGTCGCAGAACGAACCTTTTCTTCCCATGTACCAGGCGTGGAAAGCCCAATCGAGGCAATTGCCTCAGGCAGATGATGATACCCTTCGCAGGCAGACATCCGAGATAATGGCAGCTGTGCTCTCGAACCGCAAGCCACCCTACGGACTGGCAGGCGGACTTTTTGATGCCCTCGCCGATAGCCGAGGTGAGGTGCTGAAGGTATCGAACGATCAGGCTTTTGCAGCAGCTGCCTTGTTCGAAAAGCTGGAAGGCATTGATATTCATCCGGCTGCTGCTGTGGCTGCGGCTTCCCTCATCCAGGCCGTGGAACAGGGCATGATAGAAAAGGACGCGCTGATCATGCTCAACATTACCGGTGGGGGAGAGAAGCTTTTCAGGAAGCAGATTCATGCACATTTTCTTAAGCCGGAATTGATATTGTCGCCCGGCCTGGGTGAGGCAGAAATTGCAGGTCAAATCCGCGGTTTGTCATGGTAG
- a CDS encoding DUF2179 domain-containing protein produces MQDFFQTDLYNWVVLPLLIALARIVDVTVGTIRVIMVSRGYKNIAPILGFGEVIIWLLAIGQIMQQLDNVMSYIGYGAGFAAGNYIGIQLAEKMSLGTVVIRIIPKKDSTPLITALRDAGYGVTAVNAEGKSGPVQIIFSIVKKKDLEGALSIINTHNPNAFYTVEEVQKVNEGYFKQQEKKHRFFGGIFATTHLRK; encoded by the coding sequence ATGCAGGATTTTTTTCAGACCGACTTGTACAATTGGGTGGTGCTGCCTTTGCTCATTGCCCTTGCACGGATTGTGGACGTAACTGTGGGCACAATACGTGTGATCATGGTATCGCGCGGATACAAAAACATTGCCCCTATACTGGGTTTTGGCGAGGTGATCATCTGGTTGCTTGCCATCGGTCAGATCATGCAGCAACTCGATAACGTGATGAGCTACATTGGCTATGGGGCGGGCTTTGCTGCCGGCAATTACATCGGAATTCAGCTGGCTGAAAAAATGAGTCTGGGCACGGTGGTCATCCGCATCATCCCCAAAAAAGACTCCACCCCGCTGATAACAGCCCTGCGCGATGCCGGATATGGCGTAACTGCCGTGAATGCCGAGGGCAAAAGCGGCCCCGTGCAGATCATTTTCAGCATCGTGAAAAAGAAAGACCTCGAAGGTGCATTGTCCATCATCAACACCCACAACCCTAATGCATTCTATACAGTTGAAGAGGTGCAAAAGGTAAACGAAGGCTATTTCAAACAACAGGAAAAAAAACACAGATTTTTTGGCGGGATTTTTGCTACAACCCACCTACGAAAATAA
- a CDS encoding redoxin domain-containing protein has product MIKPGAYLKKRLNDWKSKSLFSRISDVAFILLLIGMLIPATRKEIAAFVNKLLAPKPSTLSSEKQFVVPEEAWNWSVQDQHGQWIPLASHKGKPVFLNFWATWCPPCIAEMPDIQDLYNDYGAKVAFLLITDEDPSVVDAFMKRRNFDMPVHYHRYAVPPAFATNSIPTTWIISPEGKVLMHKTGAAKWNSTSMRSFLDQLLANTP; this is encoded by the coding sequence ATGATTAAACCCGGTGCTTACCTAAAAAAACGCCTGAACGACTGGAAGTCGAAGAGCCTGTTTTCACGCATCAGCGATGTGGCTTTCATACTGCTGCTTATTGGCATGCTCATCCCTGCCACAAGGAAAGAAATAGCAGCGTTTGTGAACAAACTGCTGGCGCCCAAACCCTCAACCCTTTCAAGCGAAAAACAATTTGTTGTGCCTGAAGAGGCATGGAACTGGAGCGTGCAGGACCAGCACGGCCAATGGATTCCATTGGCCAGCCACAAAGGCAAACCGGTGTTTCTGAACTTCTGGGCCACATGGTGCCCGCCTTGTATAGCAGAAATGCCTGATATACAAGATCTTTACAACGACTACGGTGCCAAGGTGGCCTTTTTGCTCATCACCGATGAAGACCCTTCAGTAGTGGATGCTTTTATGAAACGACGAAATTTTGATATGCCTGTGCATTACCACCGCTATGCCGTGCCACCCGCCTTTGCAACCAACAGCATCCCTACCACATGGATCATAAGCCCTGAGGGTAAAGTGCTGATGCACAAAACGGGAGCGGCCAAATGGAATAGCACCAGCATGCGAAGTTTCCTTGATCAGCTTCTGGCAAATACTCCCTGA
- a CDS encoding outer membrane beta-barrel protein, producing MKKVLVFLLVMFAIAPGFAQVVVTGKSAKVSAGFDLFTDFATKTPANMKSRSINQGFNTFLTYNFQMGETPHVFAIGAGLRTHNFYTNTRIANTQADTIVFRPIDSKLSYKRAKLNVTYLDFPAEFRFRFDDKWKVGLGFRFGVLIDSKEKYIGQLVQNGPTMHLKTKKINSLEKYTFGPTLRVGYKVVSLYGYFQPAPVFRNDLGPEFMPVSVGITLTPF from the coding sequence ATGAAAAAAGTCCTTGTCTTCCTGCTCGTCATGTTTGCAATTGCTCCCGGCTTTGCCCAGGTGGTGGTGACCGGAAAAAGTGCCAAAGTGTCAGCCGGCTTTGACCTCTTCACGGATTTTGCAACCAAAACCCCTGCAAACATGAAAAGCAGGTCAATCAATCAGGGCTTCAATACCTTTCTGACCTACAATTTCCAAATGGGTGAAACACCCCATGTGTTTGCCATTGGCGCCGGATTGCGTACCCACAACTTCTACACCAATACCCGCATCGCGAATACACAGGCCGACACCATCGTTTTCCGGCCCATCGACAGCAAATTATCCTACAAACGTGCAAAACTCAATGTCACTTACCTCGATTTCCCGGCAGAGTTCCGTTTCCGCTTCGACGATAAGTGGAAGGTTGGCCTGGGTTTCAGGTTTGGCGTACTCATCGACAGCAAGGAGAAATATATTGGACAACTTGTACAAAACGGCCCCACAATGCACCTCAAGACCAAGAAAATCAACTCCTTGGAGAAATACACTTTCGGACCAACCTTGCGTGTCGGATACAAGGTGGTCAGCCTTTATGGTTATTTCCAGCCAGCTCCGGTATTTCGCAACGATCTCGGTCCGGAGTTTATGCCAGTTTCGGTTGGTATCACACTGACTCCTTTCTGA